One genomic window of Prinia subflava isolate CZ2003 ecotype Zambia chromosome 27, Cam_Psub_1.2, whole genome shotgun sequence includes the following:
- the LOC134562349 gene encoding serine/threonine-protein kinase pim-1-like, producing the protein MAPWFQWVLKGHNGLLGSTRPRNSLSSLPGWAMSPTHPQPQAGLPRPCPRASHRGLAFAQLWPSWLGRCLAGISAWGWGGIAALWLRLCRTQPLPWTRPRPRPWPQSRPRLWPLPPLLPGPAGDTGTAVTPAASAAASPARAPPLGSAAAGPEPPLSHCQERTPGDAQPRPLEAPSGAVPGPGPSADSRVSPAGKAQQPLQEQNRLGSLLGRGGFGSVWAATRISDRAPVAIKRVPRNRIQHWGKLPNGTSAPLEIVLLHKVSTGFPGVVQLLEWMELPNDIIIIMERPERCQDLQHFIWARGFLCEEVARELFHQVLEAVRHCTSCGVLHRDIKPENILVDLATGQAKLIDFGCGTYLQDTAYTRFAGTPSYSPPEWNNYGWYYGQPATVWSLGILLHQMVCGEHPFWRGHRISWDHQLSLPPRLSQECQDVIRRCLSIHDVDRPSVEDLFCHPWMQDIHLP; encoded by the exons atggccccttggttccagTGGGTCCTGAAGGGTCATAATGGTCTCCTTGGTTCCACGAGGCCCCGCAAT tctctctcttcccttccagGCTGGGCCATGTCCCCGACCCACCCTCAGCCCCAagcggggctgccccgtccctgcccccgGGCATCTCACCGTGGTCTCGCCTTTGCCCAGCTCTGGCCGTCATGGCTGGGGCGCTGCTTGGCGGGCATCAGTGCCTGGGGATGGGGTGGCATCGCCGCCCTTTGGCTGCGCCTGTGCCGA acccagcccctgccctggacccggccccggccccgacCCTGGCCCCAGTCCCGGCCCCGGCTCTGGCCCCTACCCCCGCTCCTCCCAGGGCCCGCAGGGGACACAGGCACTGCGGTCACTCCCGCCGCCTCTGCTGCGGCTTCCCCGGCCCGAGCTCCTCCGCTCGGCAGCGCGGCTGCCGGCCCTGAGCCGCCGCTGTCCCATTGCCAGGAGCGAACccctggggatgcccagcccaGGCCGCTCGAGGCACCCTCAGGGGCCGTTCCtggccccgggccgagcgctgacAGCCGCGTCTCGCCGGCAGGGAAGGCGCAGCAGCCCCTCCAGGAGCAGAACCGCCTGGGGTCACTGCTGGGCCGCGGCGGCTTCGGCAGTGTCTGGGCGGCCACACGGATCTCAGACCGTGCCCCG GTGGCCATCAAAAGGGTGCCACGGAACCGCATCCAGCACTGGGGCAAactg cccaacgGCACCAGCGCACCCCTGGAGAtcgtgctgctgcacaaggtctCCACTGGTTTCCCTGGTGTcgtccagctgctggagtggatGGAGCTCCCCAATgacatcattatcatcatggaGCGCCCGGAGCGGTGTCAGGACCTCCAGCACTTCATTTGGGCACGGGGGTTCCTGTGTGAGGAGGTGGCGCGGGAGCTGTTCCaccaggtgctggaggccgtgcggcactgcaccagctgcgggGTCCTGCACCGCGACATCAAACCAGAGAACATCCTGGTTGACCTGGCCACCGGGCAGGCCAAACTGATTGATTTTGGCTGTGGCACCTacctgcaggacacagcctACACACGCTTTGCAG GAACACCATCATACAGCCCCCCGGAATGGAACAACTATGGCTGGTACTATGGACAGCCAGCTACCGTCtggtccctgggcatcctgctgcaccagatggTCTGCGGGGAGCACCCTTTCTGGAGGGGCCACAGGATCAGCTGGGACCATCAGCTCTCGCTGCCACCACGGCTCTCTCAAG AGTGCCAAGATGTCATCAGGCGGTGTTTATCCATTCATGATGTGGACAGGCCTTCAGTAGAAGACCTGTTCTGTCATCCTTGGATGCAGGATATTCATCTGCCATAG
- the LOC134562350 gene encoding olfactory receptor 14C36-like, with the protein MSNSSSISHFLLLPLAHTRQLQLLHFCLFLAISLAALLANGLIISAVACGHLLHSPMFFFLLNLALSDLGSILTTVPKAMHNSLWDTRNISYEGCAAQLFLYVFFISAEFSMLTIMCYDRYVSICKPLHYGTLLGSRACAHMAAAAWASAFLYALLHTANTFSLPLCHGNALGQFFCEIPQILKLSCSKSYLRDLGVIVVGVCLVFGCFVFIVFSYVQIFRAVLRIPSEQGRHKAFSTCLPHLAVLSLFISTAAFAYLKPPSISSPSLDLAVSVLYSVVPPALNPLIYSLRNQELKAAVWTLSTGRFQKHLTPGQFLQIICNKRHL; encoded by the coding sequence atgtccaacagcagctccatcagccacttcctcctgctgccattggcacacacgcggcagctgcagctcctgcacttctgcctcttcctggccatctccctggctgccctcctggccaacggcctcatcatcagcgccgtagcctgcggccacctcctgcacagccccatgttcttcttcctgctcaacctggccctcagcgacctgggctccatcctcaccactgtgcccaaagccatgcacaattccctctgggacaccaggaacatctcctatgaaggatgtgctgcacagctatttctgtatgtatttttcatttcagcagagtTTTCCATGCTGACCATCATGTGCTACGACCgctacgtgtccatctgcaaacccctgcactacgggaccctcctgggcagcagagcttgtgcccacatggcagcagctgcctgggccagtgcctttctctatgctctgctgcacacagccaatacattttccctgcccctgtgccatggcaatgccctgggccagttcttctgtgaaatcccacagaTCCTCAAactctcctgctccaaatcctacCTCAGGGACCTTGGGGTTATTGTGGTTGGTGTCTGTTTGGTATTTggctgttttgtgttcattgttttctcctatgtgcagatcttcagggctgtgctgaggatcccctctgagcagggacggcacaaagccttttccacctgcctccctcacctggccgtGCTCTCCCTGTTTATCAGCACTGCAGCCTTTGCCTACCTGAAgcccccctccatctcctccccatcgCTGGATCTGGCAGTGTCAGTTCTGTACTCGgtggtgcctccagccctgaaccccctcatctacagcctgaggaaccaggagctcaaggctgcagtgtggacaCTGAGCACTGGACgatttcagaaacatttaaCTCCTGGCCAGTTTCTGCAAATCATTTGTAACAAACGTCATCTTTGA